Proteins from one Rhizobium sp. WSM4643 genomic window:
- a CDS encoding NAD(P)/FAD-dependent oxidoreductase: MSFEAIVIGGNFAGLSAAMQLARARRRVLLVDAGAPRNRFSEASHGFLGQDGQTPAAIMREGKRQLSLYPTITIRQGKVVRAHSDGDAFIVGTEDGSEERATRVVLATGVSDTLPEIPGLKERWGRSALHCPYCHGFEVSGGKLGVLAIHPHSAHSAMMIPDWGATTFFTQALFELDEEQLVKLTARGVRIERSPVVEFLGDDPKLEAVRLADGRVLPIDAVFIAPKTTMASPIAEQLGCAFDDGPFGPIIRIADNKETTIKGVFAAGDAASAMHNATLASASGVLAGVHCHQSLVMQSAA; encoded by the coding sequence ATGTCGTTTGAAGCCATCGTCATCGGCGGAAACTTCGCCGGCCTGTCGGCCGCCATGCAGCTGGCCAGGGCGCGGCGGCGCGTGCTGCTCGTTGACGCCGGCGCGCCGCGCAATCGGTTTTCTGAAGCGTCGCATGGGTTCCTCGGCCAAGACGGCCAAACGCCAGCGGCGATCATGCGGGAGGGAAAACGGCAGCTTTCGCTTTATCCGACCATCACCATCCGCCAGGGGAAAGTCGTCCGGGCGCACAGCGATGGTGACGCATTCATTGTCGGCACCGAAGACGGCAGCGAAGAACGAGCCACGCGCGTCGTGCTTGCAACCGGCGTCAGCGACACGCTGCCGGAAATCCCCGGCCTCAAGGAGCGATGGGGCCGCTCCGCGCTGCACTGCCCCTATTGCCACGGTTTTGAGGTCAGCGGTGGCAAGCTCGGCGTTCTCGCAATCCATCCGCATTCGGCCCATTCCGCCATGATGATTCCGGACTGGGGCGCAACGACGTTTTTCACCCAGGCGCTGTTCGAGCTCGACGAAGAGCAATTGGTGAAGCTGACCGCCCGTGGCGTCCGGATCGAACGCAGCCCTGTCGTCGAATTCTTGGGCGACGATCCGAAGCTTGAGGCCGTTCGCCTCGCCGATGGCCGCGTTTTGCCGATCGATGCCGTCTTCATCGCGCCGAAAACGACGATGGCGAGCCCGATTGCCGAACAGCTCGGCTGCGCCTTCGACGACGGCCCGTTCGGGCCAATCATTCGGATCGCCGATAACAAGGAAACCACCATCAAGGGTGTCTTCGCCGCCGGCGATGCGGCAAGCGCCATGCACAATGCCACGCTCGCCTCCGCCTCAGGCGTGCTCGCCGGCGTGCACTGCCATCAATCGCTTGTCATGCAGTCGGCCGCATAA
- a CDS encoding DUF805 domain-containing protein has product MGFTEAVRTVLTQKYATFSGRASRSEYWWFVLFYSLVGLALVILALVVGAFSDQQGGVSSAVVAIMVIGGLFGLAIFLPILSLQVRRFHDRDISGWWYLALIVLGMVPYIGTITGLAITVISVMRGTDGPNRFGPDPLRPEARAEVFA; this is encoded by the coding sequence ATGGGGTTTACTGAAGCTGTTCGGACAGTTTTAACGCAGAAGTACGCAACCTTTTCCGGCAGGGCGTCCCGCTCGGAATATTGGTGGTTCGTGCTGTTCTATTCCTTGGTAGGGCTCGCGCTTGTAATTTTGGCTTTGGTGGTAGGCGCCTTTTCCGACCAACAGGGTGGAGTTTCGTCAGCGGTGGTCGCCATCATGGTGATCGGCGGATTGTTTGGGCTTGCAATCTTTCTACCAATATTATCCCTTCAGGTTCGCCGTTTCCACGATCGCGACATTTCCGGTTGGTGGTATCTCGCGCTGATCGTCTTGGGCATGGTTCCCTATATCGGTACCATTACGGGTCTCGCGATCACGGTTATTTCCGTAATGAGGGGCACGGATGGTCCGAACAGGTTCGGGCCGGATCCGCTGCGTCCCGAAGCGAGAGCAGAGGTCTTTGCCTAG
- a CDS encoding AAA family ATPase, producing the protein MDLGEFRNLIAAVRGEIGKAVQGQDAIIDLVLISIFAGGHCLVEGPPGTAKTLLARSVSAAMALQYRRIQFTPDLMPGDVLGVNLFNFQTNQFHLTKGPVFTDILLADEINRAPPKTQSALLQAMNERMVTLDGTDYSLGPDFFVLATQNPIEQQGTYPLPEAQLDRFLFKLVVDFPNRDTEIAILSKHATQALKSDLRNAGIRPLVTSAALATGRALIDAIHLDNTILTYIVDLVRATRSDPDILYGASTRAADAVASAVRVRAAFEGRDYGLPDDIQALLVPALRHRIVLSPSAEIDGRTPDEVLRNIMNRVDAPR; encoded by the coding sequence TTGGATCTAGGTGAATTTCGCAATCTTATCGCTGCGGTTCGTGGCGAAATCGGCAAAGCCGTGCAGGGGCAGGATGCGATCATCGATCTCGTCCTGATCTCGATTTTTGCCGGCGGCCACTGCCTCGTCGAAGGTCCGCCCGGTACAGCCAAAACCTTGCTTGCCCGGTCGGTCTCCGCCGCCATGGCGCTGCAATATCGTCGCATCCAGTTCACGCCGGACCTGATGCCCGGCGATGTTCTGGGGGTCAATCTCTTCAATTTCCAGACCAATCAGTTCCACCTGACCAAGGGCCCGGTCTTTACCGACATTCTTCTCGCCGACGAGATCAATCGCGCCCCCCCGAAGACGCAATCCGCCCTGCTGCAGGCGATGAACGAGCGGATGGTCACGCTTGACGGAACCGATTATTCCCTGGGGCCGGATTTCTTCGTGCTTGCCACGCAGAACCCGATCGAGCAGCAGGGCACCTATCCCTTGCCCGAAGCACAGCTCGATCGCTTCCTGTTCAAGCTTGTCGTCGATTTTCCCAACCGCGATACGGAAATTGCCATTCTGTCCAAACACGCGACGCAGGCGCTGAAATCAGACCTGCGCAATGCCGGCATCCGTCCGCTGGTCACGAGTGCCGCACTCGCTACGGGGCGGGCGCTGATCGATGCGATCCATCTGGACAACACGATCCTGACCTACATCGTCGACCTCGTGCGCGCCACGCGCTCCGATCCCGACATTCTCTATGGCGCGTCCACCCGCGCGGCCGACGCCGTAGCGTCGGCAGTGCGCGTGCGCGCGGCTTTCGAGGGAAGGGATTACGGCTTGCCGGACGATATCCAGGCGTTGCTAGTGCCTGCCTTGCGCCATCGCATCGTGCTTTCGCCCTCGGCGGAAATTGATGGGCGCACGCCGGACGAGGTGCTGCGCAATATCATGAACCGCGTAGATGCGCCCCGTTAA
- a CDS encoding DUF58 domain-containing protein encodes MRPSSTLIALVLISAAVTVFTSLWWRDMSSFLLLMWLALAALTVADLVISNLAGRMTIDFDLPPQGFVGHTAAFTVGIRPQKGALPRKIEIRLNLAPELVVDEIRWLDPASGAGEGEVKASLDLHLTRRGRYGVNALWLKWPSRLKLLEMIAKMPVGKEIAVQPDISPVLSGAIKTQILPLEAGQKDLRLRGEGSEFHQLREFVSGMDPRSIDWKRSARMRSLVVREMRAERNHQIILCVDSGRLMAEQLAGFTKLDRAINAALAMCWGAGLAGDLVGFYSFDSRPRLFVPALPGRAAFPRLQTVCAGLRYETQETNHTLGLTHLSGRLKRRSLIVIFSDFVDTITAELMIENMQALARHHFVVYVALRDPILAKLIEPEETTLDAVARSVAARQILQERRAVMEKLARLGVLCLDSTPEALTSDLIARYIEIKSREMI; translated from the coding sequence ATGCGGCCATCCTCCACTCTGATCGCGCTCGTTCTGATATCCGCCGCGGTGACGGTCTTCACCAGCCTGTGGTGGCGCGACATGAGCTCCTTCTTGCTCCTCATGTGGCTTGCGCTTGCAGCCCTGACCGTCGCCGATTTGGTCATCTCCAACCTGGCGGGGAGGATGACGATCGATTTCGATCTGCCGCCGCAAGGCTTTGTCGGCCACACCGCCGCGTTTACGGTCGGCATCCGGCCGCAGAAGGGCGCGCTGCCCCGGAAAATCGAAATCCGGCTCAATCTCGCTCCCGAGCTGGTCGTCGACGAAATCAGATGGCTCGACCCTGCATCGGGTGCCGGAGAAGGAGAGGTCAAGGCCTCTCTGGACCTTCATCTGACCCGGCGGGGACGATACGGGGTCAACGCGCTGTGGCTGAAGTGGCCATCGCGGTTGAAGCTGCTCGAGATGATCGCGAAGATGCCCGTTGGGAAAGAGATCGCCGTCCAGCCCGACATATCGCCGGTGCTGTCTGGAGCGATCAAGACCCAGATCCTGCCGCTGGAGGCCGGCCAGAAGGATTTGCGGTTGCGCGGCGAGGGATCGGAATTCCACCAGCTGCGTGAATTTGTAAGCGGCATGGATCCGCGCAGCATCGATTGGAAGCGCTCGGCGCGCATGCGCAGCCTCGTCGTGCGCGAGATGAGGGCCGAACGAAACCACCAGATCATCCTCTGCGTCGATTCCGGACGGCTGATGGCCGAGCAGCTTGCCGGCTTCACAAAGCTCGATCGCGCCATCAATGCGGCTCTCGCCATGTGCTGGGGCGCAGGCCTTGCTGGCGATCTCGTCGGCTTCTACAGCTTCGACAGCCGTCCGCGTCTGTTCGTGCCGGCCTTGCCCGGACGAGCGGCTTTTCCGCGGCTGCAGACGGTGTGCGCCGGGCTGCGCTACGAAACCCAGGAGACCAACCATACCTTGGGGCTGACCCACCTTTCGGGTCGCCTGAAGCGACGGTCGCTGATTGTGATATTCTCCGATTTCGTCGACACCATCACGGCGGAGCTGATGATCGAGAACATGCAGGCGCTCGCCCGGCATCACTTCGTCGTCTATGTCGCCTTGCGCGATCCGATACTCGCCAAGCTCATCGAGCCTGAGGAAACGACGCTCGATGCCGTCGCCCGCTCGGTTGCGGCGCGCCAGATCCTTCAGGAGAGGCGCGCCGTCATGGAAAAGCTGGCGCGTCTCGGCGTGCTTTGCCTCGACAGCACGCCGGAGGCACTGACTTCGGATCTCATTGCGCGCTACATCGAAATCAAATCCCGTGAGATGATATGA
- a CDS encoding stage II sporulation protein M has translation MDIGIDGRMDGGATVNLGAVQNDTLRSARFRLEREAHWRQLDELVTRAEKGGAAALGYDEVRNLATGYRQAMNSLSVARDISLDRALIAYLESLCARAYLVVYAPQESLGGLMRRLLLHGIPQAVRRSVLPLFIGFLALILGAAAGYRLCTNDPSWFYTLVPPEMADQRTPDASTDYLRSTIYGDEGHDSDRLAAFSSFLFSHNTTIVILIFTLGVFLSVPSFILTFYNGLILGAFFAMFYRRGLGYDVFAWLSIHGVTELAAIAIACAGGARLGLAVLLPGARTRKEALRHQAHDAVKLAILAALMLVAAAFIEGFLRQLIQDPLWRIVIGWGMGLFWVGWLLLGGRESKASREAVR, from the coding sequence ATGGATATCGGTATCGACGGCAGGATGGATGGGGGCGCGACAGTCAATCTCGGCGCCGTTCAGAACGATACGCTTCGTTCGGCCCGCTTCCGGCTGGAGCGCGAGGCACACTGGCGCCAACTGGACGAACTGGTGACGCGTGCCGAGAAAGGGGGCGCAGCCGCGCTCGGCTATGATGAAGTCCGCAATCTCGCCACCGGATACAGGCAGGCGATGAACTCGTTGAGCGTGGCGCGCGATATTTCCCTCGATCGCGCCTTGATCGCCTATCTGGAAAGCCTCTGCGCCCGGGCCTATCTCGTCGTCTACGCTCCTCAGGAAAGCCTTGGCGGCCTAATGAGGCGCTTGCTGTTGCACGGCATTCCCCAGGCGGTGCGGCGCTCGGTCCTGCCTTTGTTCATCGGCTTTCTGGCGCTCATTCTGGGGGCGGCTGCCGGATACAGGCTCTGCACCAACGATCCGAGTTGGTTCTATACCTTGGTGCCGCCGGAGATGGCCGACCAGCGCACGCCCGATGCCTCGACCGATTACCTCCGCTCGACCATCTATGGCGATGAAGGGCATGACAGCGACCGGCTGGCCGCATTTTCCAGCTTTCTCTTTTCCCACAACACCACCATCGTCATCCTGATCTTCACCCTTGGTGTTTTCCTGTCGGTGCCGAGCTTCATCCTGACGTTTTACAATGGTCTGATCCTCGGCGCGTTCTTCGCGATGTTCTATCGCAGAGGGCTCGGCTACGATGTCTTCGCCTGGCTCTCGATCCACGGCGTGACCGAGCTTGCGGCCATCGCTATTGCCTGCGCCGGCGGGGCAAGGCTCGGACTTGCCGTTCTCCTTCCCGGTGCCAGAACGCGAAAGGAAGCCTTGCGCCACCAGGCGCATGATGCCGTCAAGCTCGCCATCCTGGCGGCGCTGATGCTTGTCGCGGCAGCCTTCATCGAAGGCTTCCTGCGTCAGCTGATCCAGGATCCGCTCTGGCGCATCGTCATCGGTTGGGGGATGGGCCTCTTCTGGGTAGGCTGGCTGCTGCTTGGAGGCCGTGAAAGCAAAGCGTCGCGTGAGGCCGTGCGATGA
- a CDS encoding RDD family protein gives MNRTDTDGSHVEQFIPPEGVPITFAIASIGTRFGAQFLDIVFTSIIIFICAVAIIFTGVLPTTAEAMLMVMLGFLVQTPYYILSELIWNGRTLGKRITGIRVINMDGRRLTPHQVTARNLMKQVEIFAPMGLLASVGTQSVWENGLTSLWLLAVVVVPFTNRRRQRLGDIIAGTLVVDTPRSVLLSDLALSAPAAVSSQAEFEFLPEHLDIYGKYELQTLEDVLRDSTKTANHKEIEQIVRTITRRIRYEDTVKPGRGLVFLNEFYRAQREHLESLKLFGTLRENKYHEHSRSEAKKLV, from the coding sequence ATGAACCGGACAGACACGGACGGCAGCCACGTCGAGCAGTTCATTCCGCCGGAGGGCGTCCCGATCACCTTCGCCATTGCCTCGATCGGAACCCGTTTCGGCGCGCAATTCCTCGACATCGTCTTCACCTCGATCATCATATTCATCTGCGCTGTGGCCATCATCTTCACAGGCGTGCTGCCTACGACGGCGGAGGCGATGCTCATGGTGATGCTCGGTTTTTTGGTGCAGACCCCCTATTACATTCTCTCGGAGCTCATCTGGAACGGACGCACGCTCGGAAAGAGAATCACCGGCATCCGCGTCATCAACATGGACGGACGGCGGCTCACGCCGCACCAGGTGACCGCACGCAACCTGATGAAACAGGTGGAGATTTTCGCCCCCATGGGCCTTTTGGCTTCGGTCGGCACGCAGTCGGTCTGGGAAAACGGTCTGACGAGCCTCTGGCTTCTAGCGGTGGTCGTCGTCCCCTTCACCAACCGACGCCGGCAAAGGCTTGGCGACATCATTGCCGGCACCCTGGTGGTCGACACTCCGCGTTCCGTGCTCTTGTCCGACCTCGCGCTGTCTGCTCCTGCCGCCGTCTCGTCGCAGGCGGAATTCGAATTCCTGCCGGAACATCTCGATATCTACGGCAAATATGAGCTGCAGACGCTGGAGGACGTGCTTCGCGACTCGACGAAGACAGCCAACCATAAAGAGATCGAACAGATCGTGCGAACCATTACCCGGAGGATCCGGTATGAAGACACGGTGAAGCCCGGCCGGGGACTGGTTTTCCTGAATGAGTTTTATCGCGCCCAACGCGAGCATCTCGAGAGCTTGAAGCTTTTCGGCACGCTTCGCGAAAACAAATATCATGAGCATTCGCGATCAGAGGCGAAGAAACTTGTTTGA